One Gossypium hirsutum isolate 1008001.06 chromosome A11, Gossypium_hirsutum_v2.1, whole genome shotgun sequence genomic window carries:
- the LOC107901482 gene encoding uncharacterized protein isoform X1 — MNTRVRTALHSMKASPNHEKNKEKKMEKIKDSRALGATKTVTNRRRSNRERKMALLQDVDKLKTKLRHEENVHKALERALTRPLGALPRLPPYLPPYTLELVAEVAVLEEEVVRLEEQVVNFRQGLYQEAVYASSKRNVENLNESIQQSPVRSSKHQRSRSFSVNETSSITIIARLQQSLSRSVSSRKLLPPDTIYDGSGKSVSRPTNVRQASTKPNSASGDVRGKENQSFGNAVKDKQSSEKAISKVVTPVKRLPTPHKSADKCLDPLKLQLDSRLIDQERAQESPSGSSEDKVSEADNTPNQISEDIVRCLSSIFTRLSTSKGKAVESGTLPSRPFVNSHERNRECECQDPYEICSDLKSRDIGPYKYLCAIEANTIDLNRKTNVLFLIHRLKFLLGKLASVDLEGLSHQQKLAFWINTYNSCMMNAILEHGTPESPETVVALMQKATIVVGGYLLKAVTIEHFILRLPFHLKFTCPEAAKNDEMKARNKFGLEWSEPLVTFALACGSWSSPAVRVYTASEVEDELETAKREYLQAAIGISRTNKLIIPKLLDWYLLDFAKDLESFLDWVCLQLSNEVRNEAVKCLERKGKEPLSKLVRVMPYDFSFRLLFVEHWSAMQQTTSILSSSSMSV; from the exons atgaatacaAGAGTTCGTACAGCTCTTCACTCCATGAAAGCTTCTCCAAATCATGAGAAAAATAAA GAGAAGAAGATGGAGAAGATTAAGGATAGCAGAGCGCTTGGAGCCACCAAAACTGTGACCAATAGGAGAAGATCAAACAGGGAAaggaaaatggccttattacaagaT GTTGATAAGCTAAAAACGAAGCTTAGACATGAAGAGAATGTTCATAAAGCTTTGGAGAGAGCTTTGACTAGACCTTTAGGAGCTCTTCCTCGCCTTCCTCCTTACTTACCTCCATAT ACACTGGAGCTAGTTGCTGAAGTAGCTGTTTTGGAAGAGGAAGTTGTTAGGCTTGAAGAGCAAGTAGTGAATTTTAGGCAAGGCCTTTATCAAGAAGCTGTCTATGCATCTTCCAAGAGGAATGTGGAGAATTTGAACGAATCCATCCAGCAATCTCCGGTCAGAAGTTCTAAACACCAGCGATCGAGGTCTTTTTCTGTAAACGAGACGAGTTCAATAACGATCATTGCCAGGCTTCAACAGTCTCTTTCTAGAAGTGTTTCAAGCAGAAAGCTATTGCCTCCTGATACCATTTACGATGGATCTGGGAAGTCCGTTAGCAGGCCAACGAATGTGAGACAAGCTTCGACAAAACCAAATTCTGCTTCCGGAGATGTAAGAGGAAAAGAGAATCAATCATTTGGCAATGCTGTGAAGGATAAACAATCTTCTGAAAAGGCAATTTCCAAGGTTGTGACACCGGTAAAGAGACTTCCAACTCCGCATAAATCGGCAGACAAATGTTTGGATCCTTTGAAGTTACAG CTAGATAGTAGATTAATAGACCAGGAAAGAGCACAAGAAAGCCCTTCTGGGTCTTCAGAGGATAAAGTATCAGAAGCTGATAATACACCAAACCAAATATCTGAAGATATTGTAAGGTGCTTGTCTAGCATTTTCACGAGGTTGAGCACCTCGAAAGGCAAAGCTGTGGAATCCGGGACTTTACCTTCTCGACCATTTGTCAATTCTCATGAAAGGAACAGAGAGTGTGAATGTCAAGACCCTTATGAAATCTGTTCAGATTTGAAAAGTAGAGACATTGGCCCCTATAAGTATCTTTGTGCAATTGAAGCTAATACAATTGATCTGAACCGAAAAACGAACGTTTTGTTTCTGATCCATAGATTGAA GTTTCTACTAGGGAAGCTAGCCTCTGTTGATTTAGAGGGTCTTAGCCATCAGCAGAAACTTGCATTCTGGATAAACACTTATAATTCCTGTATGATGAAT GCGATTTTGGAGCACGGGACTCCTGAGTCTCCTGAAACAGTGGTGGCACTAATGCAAAAG GCTACAATAGTTGTGGGAGGATACTTGCTAAAGGCAGTAACGATTGAGCATTTCATTTTAAGGCTGCCTTTCCATTTGAAATTT ACCTGTCCTGAAGCAGCCAAAAATGATGAGATGAAAGCACGCAATAAATTCGGACTGGAGTGGTCCGAACCCCTGGTCACATTTGCTCTTGCATGTGGAAGCTGGTCATCTCCTGCT GTGAGAGTATACACAGCATCTGAGGTTGAAGATGAGCTGGAAACAGCAAAGAGAGAGTATCTACAGGCAGCCATTGGCATTTCAAGAACAAACAAGTTAATAATTCCAAAGCTGTTGGATTGGTATCTGCTTGACTTTGCTAAGGATTTGGAATCGTTTCTGGATTGGGTTTGTCTGCAACTATCGAATGAAGTGAGGAATGAAGCAGTCAAATGTCTAGAAAGAAAGGGGAAAGAGCCTCTTTCCAAACTAGTTCGAGTAATGCCATATGATTTCAGTTTCAGATTGCTTTTTGTTGAGCATTGGTCTGCAATGCAACAAACTACCAGCATCTTGAGCAGCAGCAGCATGTCTGTTTGA
- the LOC107901482 gene encoding uncharacterized protein isoform X2 has product MEKIKDSRALGATKTVTNRRRSNRERKMALLQDVDKLKTKLRHEENVHKALERALTRPLGALPRLPPYLPPYTLELVAEVAVLEEEVVRLEEQVVNFRQGLYQEAVYASSKRNVENLNESIQQSPVRSSKHQRSRSFSVNETSSITIIARLQQSLSRSVSSRKLLPPDTIYDGSGKSVSRPTNVRQASTKPNSASGDVRGKENQSFGNAVKDKQSSEKAISKVVTPVKRLPTPHKSADKCLDPLKLQLDSRLIDQERAQESPSGSSEDKVSEADNTPNQISEDIVRCLSSIFTRLSTSKGKAVESGTLPSRPFVNSHERNRECECQDPYEICSDLKSRDIGPYKYLCAIEANTIDLNRKTNVLFLIHRLKFLLGKLASVDLEGLSHQQKLAFWINTYNSCMMNAILEHGTPESPETVVALMQKATIVVGGYLLKAVTIEHFILRLPFHLKFTCPEAAKNDEMKARNKFGLEWSEPLVTFALACGSWSSPAVRVYTASEVEDELETAKREYLQAAIGISRTNKLIIPKLLDWYLLDFAKDLESFLDWVCLQLSNEVRNEAVKCLERKGKEPLSKLVRVMPYDFSFRLLFVEHWSAMQQTTSILSSSSMSV; this is encoded by the exons ATGGAGAAGATTAAGGATAGCAGAGCGCTTGGAGCCACCAAAACTGTGACCAATAGGAGAAGATCAAACAGGGAAaggaaaatggccttattacaagaT GTTGATAAGCTAAAAACGAAGCTTAGACATGAAGAGAATGTTCATAAAGCTTTGGAGAGAGCTTTGACTAGACCTTTAGGAGCTCTTCCTCGCCTTCCTCCTTACTTACCTCCATAT ACACTGGAGCTAGTTGCTGAAGTAGCTGTTTTGGAAGAGGAAGTTGTTAGGCTTGAAGAGCAAGTAGTGAATTTTAGGCAAGGCCTTTATCAAGAAGCTGTCTATGCATCTTCCAAGAGGAATGTGGAGAATTTGAACGAATCCATCCAGCAATCTCCGGTCAGAAGTTCTAAACACCAGCGATCGAGGTCTTTTTCTGTAAACGAGACGAGTTCAATAACGATCATTGCCAGGCTTCAACAGTCTCTTTCTAGAAGTGTTTCAAGCAGAAAGCTATTGCCTCCTGATACCATTTACGATGGATCTGGGAAGTCCGTTAGCAGGCCAACGAATGTGAGACAAGCTTCGACAAAACCAAATTCTGCTTCCGGAGATGTAAGAGGAAAAGAGAATCAATCATTTGGCAATGCTGTGAAGGATAAACAATCTTCTGAAAAGGCAATTTCCAAGGTTGTGACACCGGTAAAGAGACTTCCAACTCCGCATAAATCGGCAGACAAATGTTTGGATCCTTTGAAGTTACAG CTAGATAGTAGATTAATAGACCAGGAAAGAGCACAAGAAAGCCCTTCTGGGTCTTCAGAGGATAAAGTATCAGAAGCTGATAATACACCAAACCAAATATCTGAAGATATTGTAAGGTGCTTGTCTAGCATTTTCACGAGGTTGAGCACCTCGAAAGGCAAAGCTGTGGAATCCGGGACTTTACCTTCTCGACCATTTGTCAATTCTCATGAAAGGAACAGAGAGTGTGAATGTCAAGACCCTTATGAAATCTGTTCAGATTTGAAAAGTAGAGACATTGGCCCCTATAAGTATCTTTGTGCAATTGAAGCTAATACAATTGATCTGAACCGAAAAACGAACGTTTTGTTTCTGATCCATAGATTGAA GTTTCTACTAGGGAAGCTAGCCTCTGTTGATTTAGAGGGTCTTAGCCATCAGCAGAAACTTGCATTCTGGATAAACACTTATAATTCCTGTATGATGAAT GCGATTTTGGAGCACGGGACTCCTGAGTCTCCTGAAACAGTGGTGGCACTAATGCAAAAG GCTACAATAGTTGTGGGAGGATACTTGCTAAAGGCAGTAACGATTGAGCATTTCATTTTAAGGCTGCCTTTCCATTTGAAATTT ACCTGTCCTGAAGCAGCCAAAAATGATGAGATGAAAGCACGCAATAAATTCGGACTGGAGTGGTCCGAACCCCTGGTCACATTTGCTCTTGCATGTGGAAGCTGGTCATCTCCTGCT GTGAGAGTATACACAGCATCTGAGGTTGAAGATGAGCTGGAAACAGCAAAGAGAGAGTATCTACAGGCAGCCATTGGCATTTCAAGAACAAACAAGTTAATAATTCCAAAGCTGTTGGATTGGTATCTGCTTGACTTTGCTAAGGATTTGGAATCGTTTCTGGATTGGGTTTGTCTGCAACTATCGAATGAAGTGAGGAATGAAGCAGTCAAATGTCTAGAAAGAAAGGGGAAAGAGCCTCTTTCCAAACTAGTTCGAGTAATGCCATATGATTTCAGTTTCAGATTGCTTTTTGTTGAGCATTGGTCTGCAATGCAACAAACTACCAGCATCTTGAGCAGCAGCAGCATGTCTGTTTGA